One genomic window of Candidatus Pseudobacter hemicellulosilyticus includes the following:
- a CDS encoding CTP synthase translates to MAKYIFVTGGVTSSLGKGIIAASLAKLLQARGLRVTIQKFDPYINVDPGTLNPYEHGECFVTEDGAETDLDLGHYERYLNIFTSQANNVTTGRIYQTVINKEREGAYLGKTVQVVPHITDEIKRRMLLLGQNKDYDIIITELGGTVGDIESLPFIEALRQLQWELPEEDSLVVHLTLIPYLKAAKELKTKPTQHSVKMLSQEGVHPDIIVCRTERQLSPELRRKIALFCNVKAEAVIEAADAPTIYEVPLAMMREKLDLICMKKLNITQVNEPDLSRWKEFLDKLKYPKSQVTIGLIGKYIELQDAYKSILEAFVHAGAVNECKVQVVNIHSEFITPENVAEKLGALDGLLVAPGFGMRGVEGKIIAVKYARENRLPFFGICLGMQMSVIEYSRNVLGLKDAHSTEMNPETPDPVIALMEDQKNITAKGGTMRLGSYSCELKEGTLAYQIYGKTRITERHRHRWEFNNSYLPKFEESGIVASGKNPESGLVEIVELPSHPYFIGVQYHPELKSTVENPHPLFVSFVGAAKIYTDQKNAVKNPLLQSEMI, encoded by the coding sequence ATGGCTAAGTACATTTTTGTTACCGGCGGTGTGACGTCCTCACTGGGAAAAGGAATTATAGCAGCTTCACTGGCAAAACTCCTCCAGGCAAGGGGCCTGAGGGTAACCATCCAGAAATTTGATCCTTATATCAATGTGGACCCCGGAACGCTCAACCCTTATGAACACGGGGAGTGTTTTGTTACCGAAGACGGCGCCGAAACAGACCTGGACCTTGGCCACTACGAACGTTACCTCAATATCTTCACCTCCCAGGCCAATAACGTGACCACTGGTCGTATTTACCAGACCGTGATCAACAAGGAAAGGGAAGGGGCTTACCTCGGTAAGACCGTACAGGTGGTTCCTCATATCACTGATGAGATCAAACGCAGGATGCTGCTCCTGGGCCAGAACAAAGACTACGATATCATTATCACAGAATTAGGCGGCACCGTAGGCGATATTGAAAGCCTGCCTTTCATTGAGGCACTGCGCCAGCTGCAATGGGAACTGCCCGAAGAGGACAGCCTGGTGGTTCACCTCACCCTGATCCCTTACCTCAAAGCCGCCAAGGAACTGAAGACCAAACCCACCCAGCACAGCGTGAAAATGCTGAGCCAGGAAGGCGTTCACCCGGATATCATCGTTTGCCGTACGGAACGGCAGCTTTCTCCGGAACTGCGCCGTAAGATCGCCCTGTTCTGTAATGTAAAAGCAGAGGCCGTAATAGAAGCGGCTGACGCCCCTACCATCTATGAAGTGCCCCTGGCCATGATGCGGGAAAAGCTGGACCTGATCTGTATGAAAAAGCTCAATATCACCCAGGTGAATGAGCCGGACCTGTCCCGCTGGAAAGAATTCCTCGACAAACTCAAATACCCCAAGAGCCAGGTCACCATTGGCCTGATCGGTAAATATATTGAACTGCAGGATGCTTACAAATCCATCCTGGAAGCTTTTGTGCATGCCGGCGCCGTGAATGAATGCAAGGTGCAGGTAGTCAATATCCACAGTGAATTTATCACCCCTGAAAATGTAGCCGAGAAACTGGGCGCCCTGGATGGCCTGCTGGTAGCTCCCGGCTTTGGTATGCGCGGCGTGGAAGGCAAGATCATTGCCGTGAAATACGCCCGGGAAAACAGACTGCCTTTCTTTGGTATCTGCCTCGGTATGCAGATGTCCGTCATTGAATATTCCCGCAATGTACTTGGCTTAAAAGATGCCCATTCCACCGAAATGAATCCCGAAACACCGGATCCGGTGATCGCACTCATGGAGGACCAGAAAAATATTACGGCCAAAGGCGGCACCATGCGCCTCGGTTCCTACTCCTGCGAGCTGAAAGAGGGTACCCTGGCCTATCAGATCTATGGCAAAACCCGCATCACAGAACGCCACCGCCATCGCTGGGAGTTCAATAACTCCTACCTGCCCAAATTTGAAGAGTCCGGTATAGTGGCCAGCGGTAAAAACCCCGAAAGCGGGCTGGTGGAGATCGTGGAACTGCCATCCCATCCCTATTTTATTGGTGTTCAGTACCACCCGGAACTGAAAAGTACGGTAGAGAACCCGCACCCGCTCTTTGTAAGTTTTGTGGGTGCCGCCAAGATCTACACCGACCAGAAAAATGCGGTCAAAAACCCCTTGTTGCAAAGTGAAATGATCTGA
- the proC gene encoding pyrroline-5-carboxylate reductase produces MAKKIAIIGGGNLGTAIAEGLINSGFCLPEQILITKRNTKTLEGLAQRGVLVSDDNEEAVRFAELIILAVKPFQVDDILKKLSAGFDPGRHVLISVITGISIQHIVQVVGPQLSIIRAMPNTAIAIQQSMTCLAAHEVSREQVNYVEDLFNQLGRVVWIDEKLMDAATVLGACGTAFAMRYIRANIQGGIEIGFDAATASLIAAQTVKGAAELLLQKKSHPEQEIDKVTTPKGCTIAGLNEMEHQGFSSSLIKGIVASYDKIQKD; encoded by the coding sequence ATGGCCAAGAAGATCGCCATCATTGGCGGCGGAAACTTAGGGACAGCCATTGCTGAAGGACTGATCAACAGCGGCTTTTGCCTTCCTGAACAGATCCTCATCACCAAACGCAATACCAAAACCCTGGAAGGCCTGGCGCAGCGAGGCGTACTGGTGAGCGATGACAATGAAGAAGCTGTCCGCTTTGCAGAGCTGATCATCCTGGCCGTAAAACCATTCCAGGTAGATGATATCCTGAAAAAGCTCTCTGCCGGTTTTGATCCGGGGCGTCACGTACTGATCTCCGTGATCACTGGCATCTCCATCCAGCATATTGTACAGGTAGTGGGACCACAGCTGTCCATTATCAGGGCCATGCCCAACACGGCCATCGCCATCCAGCAAAGTATGACCTGCCTCGCCGCCCATGAAGTAAGCCGGGAGCAGGTGAACTATGTGGAAGACCTGTTCAACCAGCTCGGCAGAGTGGTATGGATAGATGAAAAACTGATGGACGCCGCCACCGTCCTGGGCGCCTGCGGCACCGCCTTTGCCATGCGGTATATCCGCGCCAATATCCAGGGTGGTATTGAGATCGGCTTTGATGCTGCAACGGCCAGCCTGATTGCGGCCCAGACCGTCAAAGGCGCTGCGGAACTGTTGCTGCAGAAGAAGTCGCACCCGGAACAGGAGATCGATAAAGTGACCACTCCTAAAGGCTGTACTATTGCTGGTCTCAATGAAATGGAACACCAGGGCTTCAGCTCCTCGCTGATCAAAGGCATTGTAGCCAGTTACGATAAGATCCAGAAAGATTAG
- the rfaD gene encoding ADP-glyceromanno-heptose 6-epimerase, translating into MNKDSMIVVTGAAGFIGSCLVSFLNEKGYENLVLVDDFHRNDKLPNLDHKQFREKIERETFFDWLQTTNPPVEFIFHIGARTDTTEFDYSIHEHLNVEYSRKIWNYCTAHKVPVVYASSAATYGAGEFGYDDDHELPYKLKPLNPYGVSKNEVDKWALQEAAQPPFWAGLKFFNVYGPNEYHKGRMASVTWHSFNQIRDNGLVKLFRSHRPDFKDGQQLRDFVYVKDVLNVCYWLLEQWDNGNKVPNGLYNLGTGKARSFEDLVKATFAGIDRHAHIEFIDMPEDIRDKYQYFTEANMAKLKNAGYTEPFYSLEDGVDDYVRNYLSTGDYY; encoded by the coding sequence ATGAATAAAGACTCCATGATCGTGGTCACCGGGGCGGCCGGATTTATCGGCTCCTGCCTGGTAAGTTTTTTGAACGAAAAAGGATACGAAAACCTGGTCCTGGTGGATGATTTCCACCGCAACGATAAACTCCCCAACCTGGACCATAAACAGTTCCGGGAAAAGATAGAGCGGGAGACTTTCTTCGACTGGCTCCAGACTACCAATCCACCGGTTGAATTCATTTTCCATATCGGCGCCCGTACCGATACCACCGAGTTTGACTATTCCATCCATGAGCACCTCAACGTGGAATACAGCCGGAAGATCTGGAACTATTGTACAGCACATAAAGTACCCGTAGTCTATGCCTCCTCCGCCGCTACCTACGGCGCCGGGGAGTTTGGCTATGATGATGATCATGAGCTGCCCTATAAGCTGAAGCCGCTGAACCCCTACGGCGTGTCCAAGAATGAGGTTGATAAATGGGCGCTCCAGGAAGCAGCACAGCCTCCCTTCTGGGCCGGTCTGAAATTCTTCAACGTTTACGGTCCCAACGAATACCATAAAGGACGCATGGCCAGCGTGACCTGGCATAGCTTTAACCAGATCCGCGACAACGGCCTGGTGAAACTTTTCCGCTCCCACCGCCCCGACTTCAAGGACGGTCAGCAGCTGCGCGATTTTGTATATGTAAAAGATGTACTGAACGTTTGCTACTGGCTCCTGGAGCAATGGGATAACGGCAACAAAGTACCCAATGGTCTCTATAACCTGGGTACCGGCAAGGCCCGCTCCTTTGAAGACCTGGTAAAAGCCACTTTTGCGGGGATCGACCGGCACGCACATATCGAGTTCATTGATATGCCCGAAGATATCCGGGATAAATACCAGTATTTCACAGAGGCCAATATGGCCAAGCTGAAAAATGCCGGTTATACGGAACCGTTCTATTCCCTGGAAGACGGCGTGGACGATTATGTAAGAAATTATCTGAGCACAGGCGATTACTACTAA
- the purL gene encoding phosphoribosylformylglycinamidine synthase subunit PurL has protein sequence MEITVKTAQQLRLTEEEFELIKQKLGRTPNFNELCAFSGMWSEHCSYKNSIKWLKTLPREGKKMLVKAGEENAGLMDIGDGYGVVFKIESHNHPSAIEPFQGAATGVGGIHRDIFTMGARPIASLNSLRFGNLAEAKTQHLLAGVVHGIGHYGNCFGVPTVGGEIYFEQCYHTNPLVNAFSAGIVKNGETVSATAEGTGNPVFFVGSATGKDGIGGASFASADITAESAEELPAVQVGDPFQEKKLLEACLEVIKTGAVVGMQDMGAAGIICSTSEMSAKGGVGMRIDLDKVPTRQQNMKAWELLLSESQERMLMVVEKGREADVLAVFEKWDLPCSEIGEVTDDGILRFYMHGELEAELPAHDLVLGGGAPQYTREYKEPAYLQKVAAFNPDSIDVPTDLKGIADKLITIPNIASKRWVYVQYDSMVGAGNASTNAPSDAAVVVAKPTNKGLAVTTDCNSRYVFADPYKGTMIAVAEAARNIVCSGGEPLGVTNCLNFGNPYDPEVYFQFVHAIKGMGEACRKFDTPVTGGNVSFYNQNPDGPVYPTPTIGMVGLLDNVDKKMTLSFEEAGDQLFLVGKSRNDIGSSEYLHKLRGVEFSPVPYFDLDEEFTLQAKVTALIKAGLVQSAHDVSEGGLFITLIESGFYNNLGFDVTAADSAIRRDAYWFGEAQSRVVVSVKADQVEAFKKALGGHPYETLGEVTSGSVRVDGEDWGVTLTWKEKYDNAIHNLLAGHESEHALSAL, from the coding sequence ATGGAAATAACAGTTAAAACGGCTCAACAACTTCGCCTGACAGAAGAAGAATTTGAACTGATCAAACAAAAGCTTGGACGTACCCCCAATTTCAATGAACTCTGCGCCTTCAGCGGCATGTGGAGCGAACATTGCAGTTACAAGAACTCCATCAAGTGGCTGAAAACCCTGCCCCGGGAAGGAAAGAAAATGCTGGTTAAGGCAGGTGAGGAAAATGCCGGTCTCATGGACATCGGAGACGGCTACGGCGTAGTTTTCAAAATAGAATCCCATAATCACCCCTCCGCTATCGAGCCCTTCCAGGGCGCCGCTACCGGCGTAGGTGGTATCCACCGCGATATTTTCACCATGGGCGCCCGTCCCATTGCATCCCTGAATTCCCTCCGCTTCGGCAACCTGGCGGAAGCCAAGACCCAGCACCTGCTGGCCGGCGTAGTTCATGGCATCGGCCACTATGGTAACTGCTTCGGCGTTCCCACTGTTGGCGGCGAGATCTACTTTGAACAATGTTACCATACCAATCCCCTGGTGAACGCATTCAGCGCGGGCATCGTGAAAAACGGGGAAACAGTCTCTGCCACCGCTGAAGGCACCGGAAACCCCGTCTTCTTTGTGGGTTCCGCTACCGGTAAGGATGGCATCGGCGGCGCTTCTTTCGCCTCCGCTGATATCACCGCCGAAAGTGCGGAAGAACTGCCCGCTGTTCAGGTGGGTGACCCCTTCCAGGAGAAAAAACTGCTGGAAGCCTGCCTGGAAGTGATCAAGACCGGCGCCGTAGTAGGTATGCAGGATATGGGCGCTGCCGGTATCATCTGCTCCACCTCCGAAATGAGTGCTAAAGGTGGTGTAGGGATGCGGATAGACCTGGACAAAGTGCCCACCCGCCAGCAAAACATGAAAGCCTGGGAACTACTGCTCAGCGAAAGCCAGGAACGCATGCTGATGGTGGTGGAAAAAGGTCGCGAAGCTGATGTCCTGGCCGTTTTCGAAAAATGGGACCTGCCTTGCTCCGAGATCGGTGAAGTAACTGACGATGGTATCCTGCGTTTCTATATGCACGGTGAACTGGAAGCTGAACTGCCTGCGCACGACCTGGTGCTGGGCGGCGGCGCTCCCCAATATACCCGCGAGTACAAAGAGCCGGCCTACCTGCAGAAAGTAGCCGCCTTCAATCCGGATTCCATTGATGTGCCCACAGACCTCAAAGGCATTGCCGATAAACTGATCACCATTCCCAATATCGCCTCCAAACGCTGGGTGTATGTACAGTACGACAGCATGGTGGGCGCCGGCAACGCTTCTACCAACGCTCCCAGCGATGCTGCCGTGGTAGTGGCCAAGCCTACCAATAAAGGACTGGCAGTAACCACCGACTGCAACAGCCGCTATGTATTTGCCGATCCCTATAAAGGCACTATGATAGCCGTAGCCGAAGCTGCCCGTAATATCGTGTGCAGCGGCGGTGAACCCCTCGGTGTTACCAACTGCCTCAACTTCGGTAATCCCTACGATCCCGAAGTATACTTCCAGTTCGTTCACGCCATCAAAGGCATGGGCGAGGCCTGCCGTAAATTTGATACCCCCGTTACCGGCGGTAACGTGAGCTTCTATAACCAGAACCCGGATGGTCCCGTATATCCTACCCCCACTATCGGTATGGTAGGTCTGCTGGACAACGTGGACAAAAAAATGACCCTGAGCTTCGAGGAAGCGGGCGACCAGCTCTTCCTGGTAGGTAAAAGCCGCAATGATATTGGCTCTTCCGAATACCTGCACAAGCTGCGTGGCGTGGAATTCAGCCCCGTACCGTATTTTGACCTGGATGAAGAGTTCACCCTCCAGGCCAAAGTAACAGCGCTGATCAAAGCCGGCCTGGTCCAATCCGCGCATGACGTCAGCGAAGGCGGTCTGTTCATCACGCTGATTGAATCCGGTTTCTACAATAACCTCGGCTTTGATGTTACTGCTGCCGACAGCGCCATCCGCAGGGATGCCTACTGGTTCGGTGAAGCACAGAGCAGGGTAGTAGTATCTGTAAAAGCTGACCAGGTGGAAGCTTTCAAAAAAGCACTGGGCGGTCATCCTTATGAAACACTGGGTGAAGTGACCAGCGGTTCCGTTCGCGTAGATGGCGAAGACTGGGGCGTTACCCTCACCTGGAAAGAAAAATATGACAATGCCATCCATAACCTGCTGGCAGGTCATGAATCCGAGCATGCGCTGAGCGCACTCTAA
- a CDS encoding glycosyltransferase family 4 protein yields MSAGTIQHTLIAFVSNSAWSVYNFRLDVIRGLLQQGYQVMVMAPDDDYSPRLVKAGCRFIPLHFDNKTSNPVHDYIFYRQLKKLYQEHRPDFIFHFVAKPNIYGSLAAAAIGIPSIAVITGLGYPFAKRNWLYYTVKYLYKRALRHTREVWFLNNEDAKVFITENIINIEKIKVLPGEGVNTDFFSPDYTTIPQRDRPFTFLMSTRLLRSKGIGLYADAARILRKKNYDVRFELIGFFENHHPDSIDRADLVKWEEEGLIHYGGFANDVRPFLQRADCFVFPSFYHEGVPRCLMEAASMELPIITSFNRGCKEVVLNNSTGYICRMMDPFDLADKMERMLNLSVEDRARMGKNGRSLVIKKFSVDRVVDEYVGSLQEDLPD; encoded by the coding sequence ATGTCCGCGGGAACCATCCAACATACTCTCATTGCATTCGTATCCAACAGCGCCTGGTCTGTCTATAATTTCAGGCTGGATGTGATCCGGGGGCTCCTGCAACAGGGCTACCAGGTAATGGTCATGGCGCCGGACGACGATTATTCCCCCCGCCTGGTGAAAGCCGGCTGCCGATTCATCCCGCTGCATTTCGACAATAAAACGTCTAACCCGGTCCACGATTATATTTTCTACCGGCAACTGAAAAAATTATACCAGGAGCATCGCCCTGATTTCATCTTCCACTTCGTAGCCAAGCCCAATATTTATGGTTCGCTGGCCGCTGCGGCTATCGGTATTCCCAGTATTGCCGTGATCACCGGTCTCGGTTATCCTTTTGCCAAACGCAACTGGCTTTATTATACGGTCAAATATTTGTATAAAAGAGCCCTGCGTCATACCCGGGAAGTCTGGTTCCTCAATAACGAAGATGCAAAAGTGTTCATTACAGAGAATATCATCAATATTGAAAAGATCAAGGTCCTTCCGGGAGAAGGGGTCAATACGGATTTTTTCTCGCCTGATTATACTACCATCCCGCAGAGGGACCGGCCCTTCACTTTCCTCATGAGCACCCGGCTGCTGCGCAGTAAAGGTATCGGTCTCTATGCCGATGCGGCCAGGATACTCCGGAAAAAAAATTATGACGTCCGCTTTGAGCTGATCGGTTTTTTTGAGAACCATCACCCTGATTCTATTGACAGGGCCGACCTGGTAAAATGGGAAGAGGAGGGACTTATCCATTACGGCGGTTTTGCCAATGATGTACGGCCTTTCCTGCAAAGGGCCGACTGCTTCGTGTTCCCTTCTTTTTACCACGAAGGTGTGCCCCGTTGCCTGATGGAGGCCGCCAGTATGGAACTGCCCATCATTACCTCTTTTAACAGGGGATGCAAGGAAGTGGTCCTGAATAATTCCACCGGTTATATCTGCAGAATGATGGATCCTTTTGATCTGGCCGACAAAATGGAGCGCATGCTCAACCTCTCTGTTGAGGATCGTGCGCGTATGGGAAAGAATGGCCGTTCGCTGGTGATCAAAAAGTTCAGTGTGGATCGGGTAGTGGATGAGTATGTAGGATCACTGCAGGAGGATTTGCCGGATTAA
- a CDS encoding glutamine synthetase III → MESLRFKAINDLSTQTNGQVTPGSTKITGIFGENVFTTKVAREFLSDEAYKSLNNSIKGGKKIDRSMAAQIAAGMRQWAESKGVTHYTHWFQPLTGTTAEKHDSFFTLKGDGSALETFDSDALIQQEPDASSFPNGGIRATFEARGYTAWDPSSPAFIMDIGTGKTLCIPTIFVSYTGETLDYKAPLLKSLESLNKSAVDVCNYFDKNVTKVTATLGWEQEYFVIDEALFNSRPDLVMSGRTVFGHAPAKGQQLEDHYFGSIPERIYAFMRDFEEESYKLGIPLRTRHNEVAPAQFECAPIFEEVSVAVDHNTLLMDIMDRVARRHKLRALLHEKPFAGVNGSGKHNNWSMATDTGVNLLAPGKTPKTNLMFLTFFVNTIKAVHDYSDILRASIASAGNDHRLGANEAPPAIISVFIGQFLYKVLEDVKERVGGKFDEQDEAILKLDLHRSIPELLLDNTDRNRTSPFAFTGNKFEFRAVGSAANCANAMTALNTIMAQTLKQFKTDVDGLIEKGEKKEIAIMHVIREYIVSSEKILFEGDGYSDEWHQEAEKRGLPNVRTTPLALDAMVTDKAKKLYESNNVLNHVELEARHEIELEKYIKRVQIEARIMGELCTSHILPAAIKYQNLLISNIKGLKDVGLAEDTFANQKQVLIKISEHINVLSDLVTKMIEARKIANAMTNTRSKAIAYQSQVKDAYFDDIRYRVDKLELLVSDDLWALPKYREMLFLR, encoded by the coding sequence ATGGAATCCTTACGTTTTAAAGCCATCAACGACCTGTCGACCCAGACCAATGGTCAAGTGACACCGGGATCTACCAAGATCACCGGCATTTTCGGTGAGAATGTATTTACCACAAAGGTTGCCCGTGAGTTTCTGAGCGATGAAGCTTACAAAAGCCTGAACAACTCTATCAAGGGTGGTAAAAAGATTGACCGTTCCATGGCTGCACAGATTGCTGCGGGTATGCGGCAGTGGGCTGAGAGCAAAGGGGTTACACACTATACACACTGGTTCCAACCGCTGACAGGAACTACGGCTGAAAAACATGATTCTTTCTTCACCCTGAAAGGCGACGGCAGCGCGCTGGAAACTTTTGACAGCGATGCCCTGATCCAGCAGGAGCCTGATGCTTCTTCTTTCCCTAATGGTGGTATCCGCGCCACTTTTGAAGCACGTGGTTACACTGCCTGGGATCCTTCTTCCCCCGCCTTCATTATGGACATTGGCACTGGCAAAACCCTGTGCATTCCTACCATCTTTGTTTCCTATACAGGCGAAACACTGGACTACAAAGCGCCCCTGCTGAAATCGCTGGAGTCCCTGAACAAATCCGCTGTTGACGTTTGTAACTATTTCGATAAGAATGTAACCAAAGTAACTGCCACCCTCGGATGGGAACAGGAGTACTTTGTTATTGACGAAGCACTGTTCAACTCCCGCCCTGACCTGGTGATGAGCGGCCGGACCGTATTTGGTCATGCCCCCGCCAAAGGCCAGCAGCTGGAAGACCACTACTTTGGTTCTATCCCTGAAAGGATCTACGCTTTCATGCGTGATTTTGAAGAAGAGAGCTACAAACTGGGTATTCCCCTGCGCACCCGTCACAATGAGGTAGCGCCTGCACAGTTTGAGTGCGCTCCTATCTTTGAAGAAGTGAGCGTGGCTGTTGACCACAACACCCTGCTTATGGACATCATGGACCGTGTTGCCCGTCGCCACAAGCTGCGCGCCCTGCTCCATGAGAAACCCTTTGCCGGTGTAAACGGTAGCGGTAAGCACAACAACTGGAGCATGGCCACCGACACCGGTGTGAACCTGCTGGCTCCCGGCAAAACGCCGAAGACCAACCTGATGTTCCTGACCTTCTTCGTGAATACGATCAAAGCCGTTCACGATTACAGCGATATCCTCCGTGCCTCCATCGCCTCTGCCGGTAACGACCACCGTCTGGGCGCCAACGAAGCCCCTCCTGCCATTATCTCCGTATTCATTGGCCAGTTCCTCTACAAAGTACTGGAAGATGTGAAAGAGCGCGTAGGCGGTAAATTCGACGAGCAGGACGAAGCTATCCTGAAGCTGGACCTGCACAGGAGCATCCCCGAGCTGCTGCTGGACAATACCGATCGTAACCGTACTTCTCCCTTTGCCTTCACCGGCAACAAATTCGAGTTCCGTGCTGTAGGTAGCGCCGCCAACTGCGCCAACGCTATGACCGCCCTGAACACCATCATGGCCCAGACGCTGAAACAATTCAAAACTGATGTGGATGGCCTGATCGAAAAAGGAGAGAAAAAAGAGATCGCCATCATGCACGTGATCCGCGAGTACATCGTGAGCAGCGAAAAAATACTGTTTGAAGGTGATGGTTACAGCGACGAATGGCACCAGGAAGCGGAGAAACGCGGTCTGCCCAACGTACGCACCACTCCCCTGGCCCTGGATGCCATGGTGACCGACAAAGCCAAAAAACTGTATGAAAGCAATAACGTGCTGAACCACGTAGAGCTGGAAGCCCGTCACGAGATTGAACTGGAAAAATACATCAAACGCGTACAGATTGAAGCCCGTATCATGGGTGAGCTGTGCACCAGCCATATTCTGCCCGCAGCCATCAAATACCAGAACCTGCTCATCAGCAACATCAAAGGTTTGAAAGATGTTGGTCTGGCAGAAGATACCTTCGCCAACCAGAAACAGGTCCTTATCAAGATCTCCGAGCATATCAACGTGCTCAGCGATCTGGTAACCAAAATGATCGAAGCCCGCAAAATAGCCAACGCTATGACCAATACGCGGAGCAAAGCCATCGCTTACCAAAGCCAGGTAAAAGATGCTTACTTCGATGATATCCGCTACCGCGTGGACAAACTGGAGCTCCTGGTATCCGACGACCTCTGGGCACTGCCTAAATACCGTGAAATGCTGTTCCTGCGATAA